The genomic DNA CGGCCTCCGGGCGCTTCGGGTCGTCGTTGAACAGCGCCTTCTTCGGGTCGAGCTTGGCGTCGAGGGCGAAGTTGTTGTTGATCACCGACGCGTCGACAGACGGCAGCGAGGCCACGGTCTGCGCGGCGTCGACCGGGGCGACGGTGACCTTGGAGGCGCCGGTGTCGATGTCCTTGGGGGTCGACAGCGTGTTGCCGCCGCCCTTGAGCTTGAGCAGGCCGGCCTGCTGCAGCACGAGCAGCGCCCGCGCCTGGTTGGTCGGGTCGTTGGGGATCGCGACCTTGCCGCCCTGGGGGATCTGGTTGAGCGCCGTGTGCTTCTTGGAGTAGACACCCAGCGGTACGACGACCGTCGAGCCGATCGGCGTCAGGTCCTGGTCCGCCTCGACGTCGTACGTCGCGAGGAACTGCAGGTGCTGGAACAGGTTGAGGTCGGTCTGCTTCTGCGCGAGGGCGGGGTTGGCCTGCGTGTAGTCACCGAAGTTGACCACCTTGATGGTGATGCCCTGCTTGGCGGCGAGGTCCTGCAGCGGCTTCCAGTAGGGCGCGCTCGCCTCGGTCGTCCCGATGCTGACGGTCTGCGTGCCGCCCTCGTCGTCGTCGGACGCGACGGCCTTGATCGCGAAGCCGGCGGCGACGAGGACGACGACGCCGGCGGCTGCAGCGCCGAACAGAGCGCCCTTGCCGCGGCCGGGCTTGTCGGGCAGCGCGGGCGTCGAACCGTCAACATTCTCAGGGGTTTTCGGGGTCTCGGACATGGTGGTTCCTTTCGGTGCGGGCAGGGAGGACGGCAGGGTCAGCCGACCCCTGCGGGGTT from Luteipulveratus halotolerans includes the following:
- a CDS encoding MetQ/NlpA family ABC transporter substrate-binding protein, which codes for MSETPKTPENVDGSTPALPDKPGRGKGALFGAAAAGVVVLVAAGFAIKAVASDDDEGGTQTVSIGTTEASAPYWKPLQDLAAKQGITIKVVNFGDYTQANPALAQKQTDLNLFQHLQFLATYDVEADQDLTPIGSTVVVPLGVYSKKHTALNQIPQGGKVAIPNDPTNQARALLVLQQAGLLKLKGGGNTLSTPKDIDTGASKVTVAPVDAAQTVASLPSVDASVINNNFALDAKLDPKKALFNDDPKRPEAEPYINAFVARAEDKDNPTYLKIAKLYHDPSVITQVEAYSKGTAVIVDKPRADLVKITDKLKADAKK